Proteins encoded together in one Chryseobacterium sp. G0201 window:
- a CDS encoding 2TM domain-containing protein yields the protein MENMDQNDLRYKEAERRVKKIKNFYVFLFIYFAVNIFVLFLNYRELEPGETIWSLKYFSLPIFWGIGVIGYGMRVFIPGFLLGSNWEEKKIKELMENEKN from the coding sequence ATGGAAAATATGGATCAAAACGATCTTCGTTACAAAGAAGCGGAAAGAAGAGTGAAGAAAATAAAGAATTTTTATGTTTTCCTTTTCATTTATTTTGCTGTGAATATTTTTGTTTTATTTCTGAATTACAGAGAATTGGAACCAGGAGAAACGATTTGGAGCCTAAAATACTTTTCTCTCCCGATATTCTGGGGAATCGGCGTTATCGGTTACGGAATGAGAGTCTTTATACCCGGCTTTTTACTCGGAAGCAATTGGGAAGAGAAAAAAATAAAAGAATTAATGGAGAATGAAAAAAATTAA
- a CDS encoding transporter → MKKFIIPLVLMLSGSAFSQVSVGTTEQNNNRWTFGGGIGVGFGSNSTFNLSASPRVGYRLTDDLEVGVVGSVSWQTSDYYRSTMFGVGPFLNYYIARTFYLSANYQHYFINYKDKYYDYKMNEQEDALYLGGGYMQRIGNNSFMQIGVMYNVLWKENSSIFSSGLVPNIGFVVGL, encoded by the coding sequence ATGAAAAAGTTTATTATTCCTTTAGTATTGATGCTTTCAGGATCGGCATTTTCCCAAGTTTCAGTTGGCACAACAGAACAAAATAATAACCGATGGACGTTCGGTGGCGGAATTGGGGTTGGATTCGGCAGCAACAGCACATTTAATTTGTCAGCTTCCCCAAGAGTTGGTTACAGGCTTACGGATGATCTTGAAGTTGGAGTTGTAGGAAGTGTTTCCTGGCAGACTTCAGATTATTATCGTTCGACAATGTTCGGAGTTGGCCCGTTTCTGAATTATTATATTGCTCGAACTTTTTATTTAAGTGCTAATTATCAGCATTACTTTATCAATTATAAAGATAAATATTACGATTATAAAATGAATGAACAGGAAGATGCTTTGTATCTCGGAGGAGGCTATATGCAGAGAATCGGGAACAATTCTTTTATGCAGATTGGTGTGATGTATAATGTTCTGTGGAAAGAGAATTCAAGTATATTTTCAAGTGGCTTAGTGCCAAATATTGGATTTGTAGTTGGATTGTAA
- a CDS encoding DUF4249 domain-containing protein produces MKYIVKFLPAFLLLLCVSCAFEDVVELPIKEKDGKIVIEGNITDQPGPYFIRITRSIKLAQTGETPAVKNAKVILSDNNGQTETLEFENGMYHTTNFTSHPGNTYTLSVTVDGTTYTSKSTMPSLVPLNSLKQVVREQVDSADILGVVPVFTDPVEKGNYYLFKMRLTDHDLDPQVFSDNVDNGMVNTRFIPSTTGFRKNDTVAVEMQCIDNPVYNYFSVLSQAYLNGSGGTTPVNPPSNISNGALGYFSAHTSQTKIIIIQ; encoded by the coding sequence ATGAAATATATAGTAAAATTCTTGCCTGCTTTTTTATTGCTTCTTTGTGTCAGCTGTGCGTTTGAGGATGTTGTAGAGCTTCCCATCAAAGAAAAGGATGGTAAAATAGTGATAGAAGGTAATATTACGGATCAGCCGGGACCGTACTTTATCAGGATCACAAGATCCATAAAACTGGCTCAGACGGGAGAAACCCCTGCTGTAAAAAATGCTAAGGTTATTCTAAGTGATAACAACGGGCAAACCGAAACGCTGGAATTTGAAAACGGAATGTACCATACCACAAATTTTACATCACACCCAGGAAACACATACACGCTTTCTGTAACGGTAGACGGTACAACTTATACTTCAAAAAGCACAATGCCTAGTTTAGTACCGCTTAATTCATTAAAACAAGTCGTAAGGGAGCAGGTAGATTCGGCAGATATTTTAGGAGTGGTTCCAGTGTTTACAGATCCTGTGGAAAAGGGTAATTATTATTTATTTAAAATGCGTCTTACCGACCACGATTTGGATCCTCAGGTTTTCTCTGATAATGTTGATAATGGTATGGTGAATACGAGATTTATTCCCAGTACAACAGGTTTTAGAAAAAATGATACCGTTGCAGTTGAAATGCAGTGTATCGATAATCCTGTGTACAATTATTTCTCTGTACTTTCTCAGGCTTATCTTAACGGTTCTGGGGGAACAACTCCTGTTAACCCGCCAAGTAATATCAGCAACGGAGCTTTAGGTTATTTTTCAGCACATACCTCGCAAACGAAAATTATTATTATCCAATAA
- a CDS encoding TonB-dependent receptor, producing the protein MKTQRQKLLFLTTFFLFILSYSQVKVSGKVTFRNKGISEVNVTLKNTYDGATTDANGNFTFETSEKGNQILSFTHSKYNDIEKAIVIENQDLSVNAELKEQINEIDAVVVSAGSIEASDKKRATALLSPIDIYTTAGADGQISSALNYLPGVQKVGETEGLFIRGGTGTESKIFMDGSLINNYFSSSVPGIAGRDRFNTSLFKGNVFSSGGYSALYGQALSGALMLESVDLPDQSSYDFGISPIFLSAGFQKLGEDKNHSYGATLGYSNLNLMQEVLNFNTDFIDAPQGLNADANFRIKTKSGGFFKYYGMYDTNSMGVKTESLEADNQFSLIKLKGKNTYHNLSFKQKFGKYLLNAGTSYSFNRTDLNFSTESNEVEADKMRLLTDGNYINLKAVLERKINKISALRGGFELNSTDEKLSFEEINKHYKDLISAVFVETDLGFSNQLSAKIGVRAENSSFLGKTNFAPRIALAYRLAKDWTTSFAYGLFYQNPESKYINGSADLDFQKSQHYILQVQRTTDGRSLRFEAFYKKYDQLIKVSNLGFNNNQNQPVQKADNNNGFGYAKGLELFWRDKKTFENIDYWISYSFLDSKRDFMNYPVSLKPNFASEHTLSAVAKRFIPKWKLGVNLSYTYAKGRPYYDFATKDVNGETINYTRNEGRLKDYNALNVSFNYLPNLGKKDAKAFTVFVLSVSNVLGSKNVYGYNFSQDGSRSSAVVPPVNTFVFIGAFISFGVDKTQDAINNNL; encoded by the coding sequence ATGAAAACCCAGAGACAAAAACTTTTATTTCTTACCACCTTTTTCTTATTTATCTTGAGCTATTCTCAGGTAAAGGTTTCCGGAAAAGTTACTTTTCGAAATAAAGGAATAAGCGAAGTAAATGTCACGTTAAAAAATACTTACGATGGAGCAACGACGGATGCAAACGGCAATTTTACATTTGAAACTTCTGAAAAAGGAAACCAGATATTAAGCTTTACCCATTCAAAATATAATGATATTGAAAAAGCGATTGTCATTGAAAATCAGGATCTTTCTGTGAATGCAGAATTGAAAGAGCAAATCAACGAAATCGATGCCGTGGTAGTTTCTGCAGGTTCAATTGAGGCGAGCGATAAGAAAAGAGCGACCGCTTTACTGTCTCCAATCGATATTTACACAACAGCAGGAGCAGACGGACAGATTTCTTCAGCTTTAAATTATCTTCCGGGCGTTCAGAAAGTAGGTGAAACAGAAGGTTTATTCATCCGAGGAGGTACAGGAACAGAATCTAAAATTTTCATGGATGGAAGCTTAATTAATAACTATTTCTCAAGCTCAGTTCCGGGAATTGCAGGGAGAGATCGTTTTAACACGTCTCTTTTTAAAGGAAATGTATTTTCAAGTGGTGGATATTCTGCGCTGTACGGGCAGGCTCTTTCCGGGGCTTTAATGTTGGAAAGTGTTGATCTTCCGGATCAGAGTTCTTACGATTTTGGGATTTCTCCGATATTTTTAAGCGCAGGATTTCAAAAATTGGGTGAAGATAAAAATCATTCTTACGGAGCAACTTTGGGATATTCAAATTTAAATCTGATGCAGGAAGTTCTGAATTTTAATACTGATTTTATCGACGCTCCTCAAGGCTTGAATGCAGATGCCAATTTCAGAATTAAAACAAAATCAGGCGGATTTTTCAAGTATTACGGAATGTACGACACCAACAGCATGGGCGTAAAAACAGAAAGCTTAGAAGCTGATAATCAGTTTTCTTTAATTAAATTGAAAGGAAAAAACACGTATCATAATTTATCGTTCAAACAAAAATTCGGCAAGTATCTTTTAAATGCAGGAACTTCTTATTCATTCAACAGAACGGATCTTAATTTTTCAACAGAATCAAATGAAGTTGAAGCTGATAAGATGAGGTTGCTTACAGACGGAAATTATATAAACCTAAAGGCAGTTTTAGAAAGAAAAATAAACAAAATCAGTGCCTTACGAGGCGGATTTGAATTAAACAGTACCGACGAAAAGCTCTCTTTTGAAGAAATAAATAAACATTATAAAGACCTTATTTCAGCTGTTTTTGTGGAAACAGATTTGGGTTTCAGTAATCAATTATCAGCAAAAATAGGAGTGAGGGCAGAAAATTCTTCTTTCCTTGGCAAAACGAATTTTGCTCCGCGTATCGCTCTGGCGTATCGTTTGGCTAAAGACTGGACAACCTCTTTCGCGTACGGACTTTTCTATCAAAATCCTGAAAGTAAATATATTAACGGCTCGGCAGATCTTGATTTTCAAAAATCTCAACATTACATTTTGCAAGTTCAGAGAACGACGGATGGCAGAAGTTTACGTTTTGAAGCTTTTTACAAAAAATACGATCAATTGATTAAAGTTTCAAACCTTGGATTTAATAATAATCAGAATCAACCCGTTCAAAAAGCAGATAACAACAACGGATTCGGTTATGCAAAAGGCCTTGAACTGTTTTGGAGAGATAAAAAAACATTCGAAAATATTGATTATTGGATCAGTTATTCGTTCCTCGATTCAAAAAGAGATTTTATGAATTATCCTGTAAGCTTAAAACCGAATTTCGCTTCAGAACACACGCTATCTGCGGTTGCGAAAAGATTTATTCCAAAATGGAAATTAGGAGTTAATCTCTCTTATACGTACGCAAAAGGACGACCTTATTATGATTTTGCAACGAAAGATGTGAACGGCGAGACGATTAATTATACAAGAAATGAAGGAAGATTGAAGGATTATAACGCGCTTAATGTAAGCTTTAATTATCTTCCGAATCTTGGGAAAAAAGATGCCAAAGCATTCACTGTTTTTGTGTTGAGTGTTTCAAACGTTTTAGGATCAAAAAATGTTTATGGATACAATTTTTCACAAGATGGATCAAGAAGTTCTGCAGTGGTTCCGCCGGTGAATACTTTTGTCTTTATAGGCGCATTTATAAGCTTTGGAGTTGATAAAACACAGGATGCGATTAATAATAATTTATAA
- a CDS encoding 2TM domain-containing protein encodes MNYNQAEQRVKELKKFYKGLFWFAIITGFVFLDDIFEKGAFDFSLFDGSIILGIWGIILTVKAVKLFIFDSDWEKEIMEKEMRKSKEPINF; translated from the coding sequence ATGAATTATAATCAGGCAGAACAAAGAGTAAAAGAACTAAAAAAATTCTATAAAGGTCTATTTTGGTTCGCAATCATTACAGGATTCGTTTTTTTAGACGATATTTTTGAAAAAGGAGCATTTGATTTCTCACTTTTCGATGGATCAATTATTTTAGGAATCTGGGGAATTATTTTGACTGTAAAAGCGGTTAAATTATTTATTTTTGATTCAGATTGGGAAAAAGAAATCATGGAAAAGGAGATGAGAAAATCAAAAGAACCAATAAACTTTTAA
- a CDS encoding LytR/AlgR family response regulator transcription factor yields the protein MIKTVIIEDEKPAARKIERMLSLFPELQVVASIESVEDGVKWFSENEHPQLIFSDIVLGDGLSFDIFEKVPTKGFIIYTTAFDQYTLKAFKLNSIDYLLKPILEEDLAGAIEKFKSFLPSGNPVTSQEIKQLIKKDKTTLSRVLVKIGYNLKIVQTSEISCFFSENKIVYLQTEDRTYPSDFTLDELEDVLDEKKFFRANRQFIISSDYIKNIHTSPNYKVELNFQPQEEITVSRDRVKDFKDWLVS from the coding sequence ATGATTAAAACTGTCATTATCGAAGACGAAAAACCTGCAGCAAGAAAGATTGAGAGAATGTTGAGTCTATTTCCTGAATTACAGGTTGTTGCAAGTATTGAATCCGTAGAAGATGGCGTAAAATGGTTCTCTGAAAATGAACATCCGCAGCTTATCTTTTCAGACATCGTTTTGGGTGACGGTTTATCGTTTGATATTTTTGAAAAAGTTCCTACAAAAGGTTTTATCATTTATACAACAGCGTTTGATCAGTATACATTGAAAGCTTTTAAACTCAACAGCATCGACTATCTTTTAAAGCCAATTTTGGAAGAGGATCTTGCCGGAGCTATTGAAAAATTCAAATCATTTCTTCCATCAGGAAATCCTGTTACTTCACAGGAAATTAAGCAGTTAATTAAAAAAGATAAGACAACACTTTCCAGGGTTTTGGTTAAGATCGGATATAATTTGAAGATCGTTCAGACAAGCGAGATCAGTTGTTTTTTTAGTGAAAATAAGATCGTTTATCTGCAGACTGAAGACCGTACTTATCCTTCAGATTTCACATTGGATGAGTTGGAAGATGTCTTGGATGAAAAGAAATTTTTCCGGGCAAACAGGCAGTTTATTATTAGCTCAGATTATATTAAAAATATTCATACCTCACCCAATTACAAAGTAGAATTGAATTTTCAGCCACAGGAAGAAATTACTGTAAGCCGCGACCGTGTGAAAGATTTTAAAGACTGGCTGGTAAGTTAA
- a CDS encoding glycine-rich domain-containing protein encodes METKKLLQNDSLWNRLQEFSLDAPNVDFPFSKKLAKEENWSIDFTKKAIEEYKKFVYLCCTLPNGASPSEIVDKVWHMHLIYTQNYWEEFCPNILKKKLHHHPSKGGFAEKDKHHNWFSDTLKNYRDIFDQDAPEDIWSNENKPRRVNWLKKLRLIPFFILFLIFTSCSEGILSVFSITFLGLLLFSIFISAMNAVSDADDTTNDRNKNNDSGSGCGGGGGSCSGGGGCGGGCGGCGGCGG; translated from the coding sequence ATGGAAACAAAAAAGTTATTACAAAACGATTCTCTCTGGAACAGACTTCAGGAGTTTTCGTTAGACGCTCCCAATGTTGATTTTCCTTTCTCAAAAAAATTAGCAAAAGAAGAAAACTGGAGCATAGATTTTACTAAAAAAGCGATAGAAGAATATAAAAAATTCGTTTATCTCTGTTGTACGCTTCCAAACGGAGCTTCACCAAGCGAAATTGTAGATAAAGTATGGCATATGCATCTTATTTATACCCAAAATTACTGGGAAGAATTCTGCCCGAATATTCTGAAGAAGAAACTTCATCATCATCCTTCAAAAGGTGGTTTTGCAGAAAAGGATAAACACCATAATTGGTTTTCAGATACTTTAAAAAATTACAGAGATATTTTTGACCAAGACGCACCCGAAGATATTTGGAGCAATGAAAATAAACCCAGAAGAGTAAATTGGCTAAAAAAATTAAGATTGATTCCTTTTTTCATCCTTTTTTTGATCTTTACCTCTTGCTCAGAAGGAATTCTTAGTGTTTTTTCAATTACTTTTCTAGGACTGCTACTTTTTTCCATTTTTATCTCTGCAATGAATGCAGTTTCAGATGCTGATGATACAACTAACGACCGGAATAAAAATAATGATTCCGGATCCGGCTGTGGAGGTGGTGGTGGAAGCTGCAGCGGCGGTGGCGGTTGTGGCGGAGGATGTGGTGGTTGCGGAGGGTGTGGCGGCTAA
- a CDS encoding carboxypeptidase-like regulatory domain-containing protein has translation MMRVTTMAIFLSVFAYAQKTHTINGVIKDKDTGELIPGALIKVKELPEINVQTNEYGFYSISLPEGDYTLDINYLKHIEATKKIHLAESMKMNWDLERQDGEIEEVEIKKRTSIISNKTKTGAEVLDVQAMSKLPVIFGEKDIIKTLQFLPGISAQEGSSGFSVRGGNTDQNLFLLDEAPVFNNSHLLGFFSIFNSDALRSVTVYKENIPSQYGGRLSSIIDVKMKEGNNQKYNVTGGIGLISSRLSVEGPLQKGKSSFIISARRTYADILYNAIAKPTPENKVKLYFYDINAKLNYKINENNSLYFSSYFGRDVLGFKEFKNNWGNLAGTLRWNSILGDKLFSNTSLVFSNYDYKSTIEDNKGGIVEVNPNVRNLIFKQDFTHNLNLQHSLRYGFQSSYYIFNTPNLPETVTSDFLRQPRSMWENAVYINDDFKITDKLFANYGFRLSSISSGDNSVENQATTNFKKNYINFEPRIAFNYEFNKDNIARFGYTRNTQNIQTLVANGGLNDVWINLRKPQIADQINAGYTRKLNDTYELNADVYYKKMQNLADYKDGLQVNVMDNIKDNLLYNGQGRAYGLELMLKKNRGRLTGWVAYTLSKSQRRIDGINDNAWYNANQDRTHDLSIVSNYELSPKWTVSGAFVFHTGNAVTYPVGKYEIGGNTVLDYGKRNSDRMPSYQRLDLNFTYEAKNNNRFKSSWSFGVYNIYGRKNPYAITFGSDKISYGKVEATQFSFFSMVPNVSYNFKF, from the coding sequence ATGATGCGAGTTACAACGATGGCAATTTTTTTGTCAGTTTTTGCTTACGCCCAAAAAACACATACTATAAACGGCGTTATCAAAGACAAAGATACCGGAGAGCTTATTCCCGGAGCATTGATAAAGGTGAAAGAACTGCCGGAAATCAATGTTCAAACCAACGAATATGGATTTTATTCCATTTCGCTTCCTGAAGGCGATTATACGCTGGATATCAATTATTTAAAACATATCGAGGCTACTAAAAAAATTCATCTTGCGGAATCCATGAAAATGAACTGGGATCTGGAAAGACAAGACGGTGAAATTGAAGAAGTTGAGATAAAAAAAAGGACATCTATCATTTCTAACAAAACAAAAACCGGAGCAGAGGTTTTGGATGTTCAGGCGATGTCTAAACTTCCTGTGATTTTTGGTGAAAAAGACATCATCAAGACCTTGCAGTTTCTTCCGGGAATCAGCGCTCAGGAAGGTAGTTCAGGTTTCAGTGTGCGAGGCGGAAATACAGACCAGAATTTGTTTTTGCTGGATGAGGCTCCTGTTTTCAACAACTCACATTTACTTGGTTTTTTCAGTATTTTCAATAGCGATGCGCTTAGAAGCGTTACGGTGTATAAAGAAAATATCCCTTCGCAGTATGGGGGAAGATTATCTTCAATCATTGATGTTAAAATGAAGGAAGGAAACAATCAAAAATATAACGTAACAGGTGGTATTGGTTTGATAAGCAGTAGACTAAGCGTTGAAGGGCCTCTTCAAAAAGGAAAATCTTCTTTCATCATTTCTGCGAGGCGTACCTATGCAGATATTTTGTACAATGCGATCGCAAAACCTACTCCCGAGAATAAAGTTAAGCTGTATTTTTATGATATTAATGCCAAGCTTAACTACAAAATCAACGAAAACAACAGTCTGTATTTTTCGAGTTATTTCGGACGTGATGTCTTAGGTTTCAAAGAATTCAAAAACAACTGGGGGAATTTAGCCGGAACATTGCGATGGAATAGTATTCTGGGAGATAAGCTTTTTTCCAATACCTCTTTGGTGTTCAGCAATTACGATTATAAAAGTACAATAGAAGATAATAAAGGTGGTATTGTGGAAGTAAATCCCAATGTCAGAAATTTAATTTTCAAGCAGGATTTTACGCATAACCTTAATCTTCAGCATTCTTTGCGATATGGTTTCCAGTCATCTTATTATATTTTCAATACGCCAAATCTTCCGGAAACGGTAACTTCTGACTTCTTAAGGCAACCAAGATCGATGTGGGAAAATGCAGTTTATATTAATGATGATTTTAAGATCACGGATAAATTATTTGCAAATTACGGATTCAGGCTATCATCTATTTCGTCGGGTGATAACAGTGTTGAAAATCAGGCTACAACTAATTTTAAGAAAAACTATATCAATTTTGAGCCGAGAATTGCTTTTAATTATGAATTTAATAAAGACAATATAGCAAGGTTTGGTTATACCAGAAATACGCAGAATATACAGACTTTGGTAGCCAACGGCGGACTGAATGATGTCTGGATAAACCTTAGAAAACCACAGATAGCCGACCAGATAAATGCCGGATATACCAGAAAACTGAACGATACATATGAGCTGAATGCAGATGTTTATTACAAAAAGATGCAAAATCTTGCCGATTATAAAGATGGATTACAAGTAAATGTAATGGATAATATTAAGGATAATCTTTTGTATAACGGGCAGGGAAGAGCCTATGGACTGGAGCTTATGCTAAAGAAAAACCGAGGCAGGCTTACCGGCTGGGTGGCTTATACATTGTCTAAATCACAGAGAAGAATAGACGGCATCAACGATAATGCATGGTACAATGCGAACCAAGACAGAACACATGACTTATCGATTGTTTCAAATTACGAATTGAGTCCGAAATGGACAGTTTCCGGAGCGTTTGTATTTCACACCGGAAATGCAGTTACGTACCCGGTCGGAAAATATGAAATTGGCGGAAATACAGTGTTAGACTACGGGAAAAGAAATTCCGACAGAATGCCATCGTACCAAAGACTGGATCTTAACTTTACTTATGAAGCTAAAAATAACAACCGTTTTAAAAGTTCATGGTCTTTCGGGGTCTACAATATTTACGGACGGAAAAATCCATATGCCATTACATTTGGTTCGGATAAGATTTCATATGGAAAAGTGGAGGCAACTCAGTTCAGCTTTTTCTCGATGGTTCCCAACGTTTCTTACAACTTTAAATTCTAA
- a CDS encoding 2TM domain-containing protein, whose amino-acid sequence MKRKNIITLLWISLVTSMFFFIFFTDEKNVENFLLTVLISFMYSFVLGAGNGLINDFLNKKFPWSEATTKRAVISIVSILIANIILVYFCNYVNFVLIQKAVNTAEYFSGRYNFINWFTINVALLISAFLHARGFMEELKKTSKKEVVEQKLIAKSANAQFESLKNQLDPHFLFNSLNVLSSLIDENPRQAQKFTASMSKIYRYVLEQKDKELVTVEDEIEFAKTYCDLLKTRFEDSVDFVFDVNKEDYRRYVVPLSLQLLLENCIKHNFATSSKPLIIKVFSENDTLCIENNLQVREQMKESAGIGLSNIVQRYSLLTKRNVFIEKSEDYFKVKLPILLAKPNETSIKVEDNDKAYERAKKRVKEIKSFYGNLISYCIIIPFLIIVNLITNPKHIWFYFPMLGWGIGLVALVAHGMSVFAIGKSWEEKKIREILEKQDKR is encoded by the coding sequence ATGAAACGTAAAAATATTATCACCTTACTTTGGATATCACTGGTTACTTCAATGTTCTTTTTTATCTTTTTTACGGATGAAAAAAACGTTGAAAACTTTTTACTGACCGTGTTGATATCTTTCATGTATTCGTTCGTTTTAGGTGCAGGAAATGGCTTAATTAATGATTTTCTTAATAAAAAATTCCCTTGGTCTGAGGCTACAACAAAAAGAGCGGTCATAAGCATTGTTTCGATTCTTATTGCGAATATTATTTTAGTCTATTTCTGTAATTATGTGAATTTTGTACTGATTCAGAAAGCAGTAAATACAGCAGAATATTTTTCGGGAAGATATAATTTCATCAATTGGTTTACGATCAATGTGGCGTTGTTGATTTCTGCTTTTCTTCATGCGCGAGGTTTCATGGAAGAGCTCAAAAAAACGTCCAAAAAAGAAGTTGTAGAGCAAAAACTGATCGCAAAATCTGCCAATGCACAATTTGAGAGTTTAAAGAACCAGTTAGATCCGCATTTTCTTTTCAATTCACTGAATGTTTTGAGTTCATTAATTGATGAAAATCCGAGACAGGCGCAGAAGTTTACTGCTTCAATGTCAAAGATTTACAGATACGTTTTAGAACAGAAAGATAAAGAGTTAGTCACTGTTGAAGACGAAATAGAATTTGCAAAAACCTATTGCGATCTTTTAAAAACCAGATTCGAAGACAGTGTAGATTTTGTTTTTGATGTAAATAAAGAAGATTACAGAAGATATGTCGTTCCGCTTTCGCTTCAATTATTGTTGGAAAATTGTATAAAACATAATTTTGCGACTTCTTCAAAACCATTAATTATTAAAGTTTTTTCTGAAAATGATACGCTTTGTATTGAAAATAATCTTCAGGTAAGAGAGCAGATGAAAGAGAGTGCAGGAATCGGTTTGTCGAACATCGTTCAGCGTTATTCTCTGCTTACGAAAAGGAATGTTTTTATCGAAAAATCCGAAGATTATTTTAAAGTAAAACTTCCGATATTATTAGCTAAACCAAACGAAACGAGCATAAAAGTTGAAGATAACGATAAAGCTTACGAAAGGGCTAAAAAAAGAGTAAAAGAGATCAAAAGTTTTTACGGGAACTTAATTTCGTATTGTATTATCATTCCTTTTTTGATCATTGTAAACCTTATTACCAATCCAAAACATATCTGGTTTTATTTTCCGATGTTGGGCTGGGGAATTGGTCTCGTTGCTCTCGTTGCTCACGGAATGAGCGTTTTTGCAATCGGAAAAAGCTGGGAAGAAAAGAAGATCAGAGAAATTTTAGAAAAACAAGATAAAAGATAA
- the mnmA gene encoding tRNA 2-thiouridine(34) synthase MnmA has protein sequence MKVVVGLSGGVDSSVTAYLLQQQGHEVVALFMRNWNDASVTLEDECPWIEDSNDALMVAQKLGIPFQVIDMSDLYKERIVDYMFDEYQKGRTPNPDVLCNREVKFDVFMKTAMSLGADKVATGHYARVDSTFDENGKEIFHLLAGKDNNKDQSYFLCQLNQDQLSKALFPIGELTKPQVREIAKEIGLVTADKKDSQGLCFIGKVSLPQFLQQQLVPKEGEIVEIFKDSPLFAEEIPEFSSKEEELEYLSQKINYKKADGKVIGKHQGAQFFTIGQSKGLGIGGHKESCFIVSRDMENNIIFVGEGHSFPGLHKKALKIDNTELHWVREDLRLQNNESMEVLARFRYRQELQKATIYQFENAFYMEFEQPQSAIAEGQFASWYLEDELIGSGVIS, from the coding sequence ATGAAAGTAGTAGTAGGATTATCCGGAGGTGTAGACTCCAGTGTTACAGCATATTTGCTGCAGCAACAAGGCCATGAAGTGGTGGCTTTGTTTATGAGAAACTGGAACGATGCTTCGGTAACGTTAGAAGATGAGTGTCCGTGGATAGAGGACAGTAATGATGCCTTGATGGTTGCCCAGAAACTGGGAATTCCGTTTCAGGTGATTGATATGAGCGATCTTTACAAGGAAAGAATCGTGGATTATATGTTCGATGAATATCAGAAAGGAAGAACTCCGAATCCTGATGTTTTATGCAACAGAGAAGTAAAATTCGATGTTTTTATGAAGACGGCAATGTCTTTGGGCGCAGATAAAGTAGCAACAGGACATTATGCAAGAGTAGATTCTACTTTTGATGAAAACGGAAAGGAAATTTTCCATCTTTTAGCCGGAAAAGATAACAATAAAGATCAATCATATTTTTTATGCCAATTAAATCAGGATCAGTTATCAAAAGCATTATTTCCGATTGGAGAACTGACAAAACCACAGGTAAGAGAAATTGCAAAGGAAATCGGATTGGTTACAGCTGATAAAAAAGATTCTCAGGGATTATGTTTTATCGGAAAAGTAAGTCTTCCACAGTTTTTACAACAGCAATTGGTTCCAAAAGAAGGTGAAATCGTAGAAATTTTCAAAGATTCTCCGCTTTTTGCTGAGGAAATACCTGAATTTTCTTCAAAAGAAGAAGAATTAGAATATTTAAGTCAAAAAATCAATTATAAAAAAGCTGACGGAAAAGTAATCGGAAAGCATCAAGGTGCCCAATTTTTCACGATCGGACAAAGCAAAGGACTTGGAATCGGCGGACATAAAGAAAGCTGTTTTATAGTTTCCCGAGACATGGAAAACAATATTATTTTCGTTGGAGAAGGACACAGCTTCCCGGGATTGCATAAAAAAGCATTGAAAATTGATAATACTGAACTTCATTGGGTTCGCGAAGATTTGAGATTACAAAATAACGAGTCTATGGAAGTATTGGCGCGATTCCGTTACAGACAGGAACTTCAAAAAGCCACGATTTATCAGTTTGAAAATGCCTTTTACATGGAATTTGAGCAACCTCAATCTGCTATTGCCGAAGGTCAGTTTGCTTCTTGGTATCTTGAAGATGAACTTATTGGGAGCGGTGTGATTTCTTAA
- a CDS encoding 2TM domain-containing protein, which produces METFANKESIAYRRAERRVKELKGFYGNLTSYCLVIPFLLVLNLLTSPDHLWFYWPMLGWGMGLAAHGINVFGIGKNWEEKKIKELMDEDRKNVKTL; this is translated from the coding sequence ATGGAAACATTCGCAAACAAAGAAAGCATAGCTTACAGAAGAGCAGAAAGAAGAGTAAAAGAATTAAAAGGATTCTACGGAAATCTTACTTCTTATTGTCTTGTAATTCCTTTTTTATTGGTTCTTAATCTTTTAACTTCTCCGGATCATTTATGGTTTTACTGGCCAATGTTAGGATGGGGAATGGGTCTTGCCGCACACGGAATCAATGTTTTCGGAATCGGAAAAAATTGGGAAGAGAAAAAGATCAAAGAATTGATGGATGAAGATAGAAAAAACGTAAAAACACTTTAA